The Moorena producens PAL-8-15-08-1 genomic interval ATATGAATGATTTTGCCACAGTAAATCAGATCTATGCCAAATACTTTAACGAGGAAGAGGCTCCAGCTCGTGCTTGTGTTGAGGTTTCCCGACTACCTAAGGATGTTTTAGTCGAGATTGAATGCATTGCTGTGATCTAGTCTTGTGGAAGCTGCTATGGCGTTAGCTGACTGAAAATAGCTAACTGATGACTAAGGAGCTGGGGGGGCGACAAGCGATCCAAAGTACTTGCCAGCTCTAAGTTTAAGGTCACTATGATCCCAAACTTATGATCCCAAACTAGATATAGACAGTCATGAGCATATTTTCAATTACTGGAAACTCAATCCCTGATTCTTTCATCCAAGTGGTCGAAAAATCGGGTTTATTTATAAGTTTGGTAACTGACTTGAATAAATCCAGACCAGATAATGATTACAGGCGAAAGTTTACCCACTTAGGTTCTGATATATAAAGATTTTAGCAAGATTTTTGTTCACATTCCTTAAGTAGATAAAGATTATAACAAAATTAATTCTGCTATAGATTAGTAGATCAGGGTAAACGCATCTAACTTAAGTAAGTAAGTTTTAAAAAATCTATATTTCTCAATTTTAACTAGTAACAATCAAGGGATTGGAGCTGACTAAAAATTTTTGACCGCGTCCTCCCTTAGTTCCCAGGGTAAACGCATCTAAATTTGTATCATAAATTACAGCAAAAAGGTAAACAATAGTCTAAAAAATCTAGAATCCACCGGTTTATTGTCAACAAGCCCGAAACATTGCTCAATTATTTGCGATGTTATCCTTGGTGGATTTGAGAGTACTCGAAATTATCGTTGCTTACCCAAATGCTCCTTTGATTTTTGTTCAAAGTCAGATGAGTTTTCGTGTAAGCAGCCGTCAGCAGTCAGCTATCAGCTTGTAGGGTGGGCAAAAAGCGATGCAGCGCGGTCTTGGGGGTTTCCCCCATGAGCGACTGCATCAAGACACAGTTTGATTGTTTTGAGTATTAATGATTATATTACTTTGCCAACCCTACTTTAATTCCTCTGATCGCGTAGCGTGCGCGTAGCGCTAATCGCTGATACTTGAGGTGCTGAATGCTGAATGCTGAATGCTGAATGCTGAATGCTTACGTTTTCCTAGGGTAGCGCGCCGCTAGACCGATTCCTGCACCGATCGCCCTATGTGAACTTTTGTCAGTCAACCAGCAAAACAGTCTATAGACAAAAACGAGTCTTTTTGCTCATTTACTCATATGCCTCATGGGTAGCGATCGCTTGCTAATGACTTTCTGGATCATTAATTTTTTGGAAGTCCCTAGTCTTTATTACGGGAATGATGAGTGAAAATGATTAAGAATAATTGTTTCTTTGTCTAAATAAATATTACATTTAAATAATCTCTTGTCATTGGTGTTGAGCTGAAGATGTAATCTTAAAAAGATTAGAGAATAAATCAACCCAATACAGTTGTCTTTTATGACAGACAAAAAGGTCATCAAATGATTGCGAAAAGCGTTTTAAAAACGGCAATGTTTGGACAGGGGGTTAACATGAACTTGAGAGACAATGGCTATCGGTGGGTGGCTACACCAGCACCATTGGCCGGTCGTTATGACGATATTTTTTTCATCAATCCTAATGTTGGTTGGGCTGTTAACGGGAATGGACAAATCCTAAAAACCGAAGATGGCGGAGGTCACTGGAAGATCCAAGAACAGTTACAGGGGGTTTACTTTCGCTGTATTCATATGCTCGACGAACAGATCGGTTGGGTTGGTTGCGTAACCCCAAGGAAACAACTCTACCACACCAGTGATGGCGGTAAAAACTGGGTTTTAGTAGAGAACTTGCCAGCCGATGCCCCCTCAGCCGTTTGCGGACTTTGGGTACTTGACCAAGAGAACGTATTCGCATCAGGAACCAACTACCCCGAACGACCGGCACGCTTCTTCAAAACAAATGATGGCGGTCAAACCTGGTTTGTTAGGGATATGGAAGATGTGGCTACCCTTCTGGTGGATATCTACTTCAAAGATGACCAGACAGGTTGGGTTGTCGGGGGTCGTTCCGTGCGGCCTAACCCCCGTCGTTCTGATGTTGTGCCTACAGTCCTGAAAACAACAGACGGTGGCAACACTTGGCAAGATATGCTCGGAGATATCAATGTTCCATTAGGGGAATGGGGCTGGAAAATCCAATTTTTAGATGACGATCCGGAATTTGGGGTAGTTGCCTGTGAGAATCTGAAGGCAGGGGCGATTTTAATCACTGAAGACGGGGGTAACTCCTGGCGACGACAGGAAATTCGCAACAGCAACGGTCAGATGATTAATGAGAACCTGGAAGGCATTGGTTTTTTGAATCGTCAGCTTGGTTGGGTTGGCGGTTGGGGAGATCAAGTTTTTGAGAGCGGTCGTACTAGCGAGACAACAGATGGCGGTTTCACCTGGAGCGACCTGACCCCCGATTGGCCAAAACCCGATCCGGGCTATTCTTGTCCCCCTAGTCCCAATATAGGTCAATATATCAACCGATTTCGCTTTGTTAGCGACGGGTCTGTCACTGTCGCTTACGCCTCCGGTAACACTGTTTATAAATACACCAATCAAGAATTACACGAGCCAACAGAGAGGGAAGTAGCCAGTAACCGCTTGCTCGGGGCAACGGAACTTCACATCACTGCAGATCAGGTTCTGATTCCCCTCACCGTACCCGAGGGTGCAACAAACTTATCTGTGGTTCTCTATGATCGCTTTGCGGGAAAAGTACGGACGTTGCTAGAGGAACGGAATCCCGCAGAGGGCCCTCGCCCGATCTCCTGGGATTTACGAGATGACAGCGGGCAAAAGTTAGCCCCTGGACAGTTCATGGCGCGCGTCACCTGTGACAACGAATCAGAAAGTCGGCTGATTTTCCCAGAACGCACTGGAGATCGACTCGCCTTAACTGCTATGACTCCCCATGTACTGAGAGAGGACTAATGTGATGACAAAAACCTATGAGATACCCCTAGAGGTTCTGGTTTGTCAACCTCCATCTGAGGCTGCGATCGCAACCCTCGAACTAGCAAAATTGCCCCTGAGTTTTGAGATCGAACGGAACCCGCGAGATGAAGCGGCCTTATTGCTAACGGTCGCAGCCGAAGTAGAACACGCTTTAATGGTTCAGTACCTCTATGCTGCCTATTCCGTGCGCGACGATCAAACAAATCATGAGACAAGGGGACGAGTACGATCGCTCTACCAGCGATTGGCTCAACTAGCACGGGAAGAAATGGGGCATCTGATGACGGTACAGAACTTGCTGCACCTGATTGGCGCTCCCCTAAATTTTGAGCGGGAAGACTCGCCCTTTGAAAGCAAGCTCTATCCATTCCGTTTTAAACTCGAACCCCTATCAAAGCAGTCATTAGCCAAGTATATTACCGCCGAACGGCCTGCCGAACAGGGGGATATTGATGATAAAACATGGCAAAGGCTCCTATATATTGCCAAAATTGCTCGGCGTGCCAATGACGGTCGTCCAATTCAGCATGTGGGAGCGATTTACGAGCGTCTGATAGAACTATTTGGCAATGCAGAAGAGGGACTCAAAGACCAAGACTTTCATACAGACCGAATCGACCTCCAAGGCACCTGGGATGATTGGGGCTACGATGAGGGTCTTGGCAGCAATGATAAGTCTGAGTCTCGACGAGTTTATGTGGATACCTTTGAAGGCTCTCATGCCACCACCTTACGCAAAGAGGCGGTCAAAGCTCTCGAAATCATTGCCGAACAAGGGGAAGGCTATGGCTCTACGGTTGACTCCCATTTTGAGCGATTCTTTCAACTTTACAAAGATTTTGAAAAGTTGAAGAATGAGCGGGTCGAATTTGTCTGGCCAGTAGCAACTAACCCTAGCACCAAGCCGCCGCGTACCATATTGGGGAAAAGCAAGCTTGAGGAGTATATCCGTGCTGCCTTTGAGGAACGGGGCTATATTGCCAACCCTCGCGCCCGTAACTGGGGACACCTGTTCAACTTACGCTATCGGTTACTGCTGGCTTTTTTAATCCATTTCTTGAGAATAACGGGTCGTCGCTATGTATCTTCAGGGCCCGATAAAGGCGATCGCACTCCGCGCGGCCTGTTGCTATTGTGGGCCTTCGATGAAATGCGCCATCTGAAGAAAATTGCCCAGAAAATGGTGCGGCTGCCTCTAAAATTATACGATGGGGTGACGGCCGGCCCTCCTTTCCAGTTGCCCTATACCCTCGATCTGCCAGATTTAGAACGGGATCGTTGGCGAGTCCATTTAGATGTGGTCAAGGCTTCATTAAGCCTAGTGGAGAAAGCGCTTCAGGATGATGGGAGTCCCGACCAGAAAGACCCCTTTTTGGAGGATTTGCAGAGGTCTGATCGGGGACGGTTGAGCATTTTAGAGGCGTTGGTTGCGGGTCAGTCTATCCCCACCCATGCTCGGACAGAATCTTTCCAAAAGGTGGCTCGCATTCTAGAAGAAGCAGTGCGGGGGTTTTCTATCGATGCCCACAGCAATTTCTGGGCGGGAATCAATCGCGAGCAATTTGTGCAATTGCATATGTTTAATCGGCCTTTTCTCCGTCGCAATGAAGACGACTGCAACCTGACCGCAGAAGGATCGGAACTAGTAAGTCGATTAGAGAGTTCTAGTAAAACTGGCAAAATGCCCCGCTATCGACCGTTAGTAGATAGTTCTAGACAAGAGTTTGTCCGCGAGTGGATTGATGCTCAAGCACCAGATAACGAGCCACCAGGACAGATTGGTGTTCACCACGAACGAGAACCCAACCTTGAGCCCCTGCCATCTTGGGAACAGTTCCGAAAATCTGAGCGGGTGGGGTACAGATCGGATATTAGACCACTCTTTCGAGATTTTGATCTGGAAACACTGCAACGGTTAGACGGTATCGATCTCAATGATGTAGAAAATGTTCGAGCCAATGGGGAAAAGCTTCGAGAACGACTTAACGAAGGTTCTCTCCCTTATGATGCTTGCTGGTCGGACGAGCTAATCGATCTGTTTGAGCGCTGGATAGATAGCGGTATGGAGAATTGAGGTTTAGGGTTACACTACTTGTTACTTGAAAATTTAAAATTAGCAAGTAACAAGTAACAAGTAAAATGCAACATGTATGCTTAACTTGAAAAACTAGTAGTTGAGTCCCCGTTTTTGATAACGATACTTAGCCACAATCGGATAAACTACATTACGGAGCCGGTTGAGAGCTCCCACAGGACGATGAACTACTAAGCCATTCCACGGGGAAAATCGCAGGTTTTCAGCAGAGTCGTATTGTTGGTCAAAATCGATGATCTGATGCTTGACTGTAAGGCGACCAACGGTAAAAAATGGTGACTTCTTCTCACTCCAACGAATTGTGACATCATCGATGGACATTTTCGGGTTGGTTTGGAATTGGATGCCAAAGTCCCAGCAATAAAGGGCATCGGTTTTCGATAGTTGTTCGATCAGCTCGTCTCGATAGTAATTGTCCGGTTTGCTTTCATCCAATCCCAGAGCCTTGGCGCGATCGAAGAAGGGAAGTTTGGGAATACCTGGTCGGGACTGATATCCCATGCTTTGATGGGGAGGCTGGCATGAAACAGGGGTGAACGCATATTTGATCACAGCGGGATAGTCAACAGGAACTAAGCCCGGTTGAGACTGATCAAAATCTGGTTTGAGTCCAAGGGCATAAGCAGAACCACTCCAATACCGTTCCGTTAATAAACTCTTTGGGGTTCGAGCTGTTACTTTAACTAGGGCTAGCAATTGCCTGGGATGACTCCTGAGCCACTTCTGGGAAGCTTGCTCTGAGTCAACTATGGAGCCAAAGAATTCATAATAATCTTTGATGGTTTTGATAAAAAAGATCTTGGCATTTTGAACAATAATATCTTGAGTGTTTGGTTCGTAGCTTTGTTCTAGGCTTTCTCCTTCAACATCAATCACTTTCACAGACATTGAGCGTGTGTCTGAGACATAGTCGTTTTCAACCTTTGTTCGCCCATTGGCAAATCGCAGCTGAACAGGATATTGTTTCGGTGTCGCAAAAAGTCCTTGCTTGAGGGAAATCCCATTCAGTTGCTCTTGAGTAAGCCGAGTTCGTTTCGCTAGTTCAGTCTTAATGCTCTGTTCATCAAAATCAAAAATTTCTAGGTTTCCCTCCACCGAAGCGTGGGTTTTGGTATGGGTGTCTCGCAAAGCCCGTTCTTCATCCTTGTAAAGCTGATCCATCTGAAGCATGACTTGATCGGCTACAAGGTCGTAATAGTTTCGTTCGTCCTTTTCGGGATATTCTGTAAATAGCTTCATGGTTATTTTTTATAGAAAAATTTTGAGGAATT includes:
- a CDS encoding YCF48-related protein, which translates into the protein MNLRDNGYRWVATPAPLAGRYDDIFFINPNVGWAVNGNGQILKTEDGGGHWKIQEQLQGVYFRCIHMLDEQIGWVGCVTPRKQLYHTSDGGKNWVLVENLPADAPSAVCGLWVLDQENVFASGTNYPERPARFFKTNDGGQTWFVRDMEDVATLLVDIYFKDDQTGWVVGGRSVRPNPRRSDVVPTVLKTTDGGNTWQDMLGDINVPLGEWGWKIQFLDDDPEFGVVACENLKAGAILITEDGGNSWRRQEIRNSNGQMINENLEGIGFLNRQLGWVGGWGDQVFESGRTSETTDGGFTWSDLTPDWPKPDPGYSCPPSPNIGQYINRFRFVSDGSVTVAYASGNTVYKYTNQELHEPTEREVASNRLLGATELHITADQVLIPLTVPEGATNLSVVLYDRFAGKVRTLLEERNPAEGPRPISWDLRDDSGQKLAPGQFMARVTCDNESESRLIFPERTGDRLALTAMTPHVLRED
- a CDS encoding ferritin-like domain-containing protein; its protein translation is MTKTYEIPLEVLVCQPPSEAAIATLELAKLPLSFEIERNPRDEAALLLTVAAEVEHALMVQYLYAAYSVRDDQTNHETRGRVRSLYQRLAQLAREEMGHLMTVQNLLHLIGAPLNFEREDSPFESKLYPFRFKLEPLSKQSLAKYITAERPAEQGDIDDKTWQRLLYIAKIARRANDGRPIQHVGAIYERLIELFGNAEEGLKDQDFHTDRIDLQGTWDDWGYDEGLGSNDKSESRRVYVDTFEGSHATTLRKEAVKALEIIAEQGEGYGSTVDSHFERFFQLYKDFEKLKNERVEFVWPVATNPSTKPPRTILGKSKLEEYIRAAFEERGYIANPRARNWGHLFNLRYRLLLAFLIHFLRITGRRYVSSGPDKGDRTPRGLLLLWAFDEMRHLKKIAQKMVRLPLKLYDGVTAGPPFQLPYTLDLPDLERDRWRVHLDVVKASLSLVEKALQDDGSPDQKDPFLEDLQRSDRGRLSILEALVAGQSIPTHARTESFQKVARILEEAVRGFSIDAHSNFWAGINREQFVQLHMFNRPFLRRNEDDCNLTAEGSELVSRLESSSKTGKMPRYRPLVDSSRQEFVREWIDAQAPDNEPPGQIGVHHEREPNLEPLPSWEQFRKSERVGYRSDIRPLFRDFDLETLQRLDGIDLNDVENVRANGEKLRERLNEGSLPYDACWSDELIDLFERWIDSGMEN
- a CDS encoding catalase, with the protein product MKLFTEYPEKDERNYYDLVADQVMLQMDQLYKDEERALRDTHTKTHASVEGNLEIFDFDEQSIKTELAKRTRLTQEQLNGISLKQGLFATPKQYPVQLRFANGRTKVENDYVSDTRSMSVKVIDVEGESLEQSYEPNTQDIIVQNAKIFFIKTIKDYYEFFGSIVDSEQASQKWLRSHPRQLLALVKVTARTPKSLLTERYWSGSAYALGLKPDFDQSQPGLVPVDYPAVIKYAFTPVSCQPPHQSMGYQSRPGIPKLPFFDRAKALGLDESKPDNYYRDELIEQLSKTDALYCWDFGIQFQTNPKMSIDDVTIRWSEKKSPFFTVGRLTVKHQIIDFDQQYDSAENLRFSPWNGLVVHRPVGALNRLRNVVYPIVAKYRYQKRGLNY